A stretch of the Chitinophagaceae bacterium genome encodes the following:
- a CDS encoding T9SS type A sorting domain-containing protein — ISFGSLPDRTFGDAPFVLSATSSAGLPVLFSASNTRISINTNTVSIRGTGIVDITAYQTGNENYESANAVFQILTIQKRSQSISFDSLTNKTFGYAPFVLSATSSAGLPVLFSASNTRISIDNNTATIKAGGTVNITAYSIENDTVTFASQTQILTIQKRSQSISFGSLPDRTFGDAPFVLTAISSAGLGVLFSASDTHISINTNTVTLRGIGTVNITAYNTGNENYESANSVYQILTIQKAYQSITFETLANKTFGDTPFVLSATSSAGLPVLFSASNTRISIDNNTATIKAGGTVNITAYNTGNSSYGEAHTSQTLLILDACCGHRITTTITFAAIPNLSIGQIYLMTATSHSSMPITFTASNTIISINGNTITAKASGTVIITANQEANTEYNSATATQNVTVTNPIFLTPTLTFAAIPNLTVGERFVMSATSNSPVPITFTSLDTNKISITGNTATAIAVGNVVITASQKANAEYNDITILQTVTIISSVSILTLIETRNPAIRIYPNPAQDYITIQYDKTQKVSSVKVYDITGKNYQLGVKNYELGLSVDLKTLSKREYIIIIYGEKGEVLLTEKVIKE, encoded by the coding sequence TATAAGTTTTGGTTCACTCCCAGATAGAACTTTTGGAGATGCACCATTTGTATTATCGGCAACATCTTCTGCGGGATTACCTGTGTTATTTTCTGCTTCTAATACTCGTATAAGTATTAATACTAATACAGTAAGCATCAGAGGAACAGGAATAGTAGATATTACTGCATATCAAACGGGAAATGAAAATTATGAAAGTGCAAATGCTGTTTTTCAGATACTTACTATTCAAAAAAGATCTCAGAGTATAAGCTTTGATTCACTCACAAATAAAACTTTTGGATATGCTCCTTTTGTATTATCGGCAACATCTTCTGCGGGATTACCTGTGTTATTTTCTGCTTCTAATACTCGTATAAGTATAGATAATAATACAGCTACTATAAAAGCAGGAGGCACGGTGAATATTACTGCTTATAGTATAGAAAATGATACGGTAACTTTTGCATCTCAAACACAAATACTTACTATTCAAAAAAGATCTCAGAGTATAAGTTTTGGTTCACTCCCAGATAGAACTTTTGGAGATGCACCATTTGTATTAACAGCAATATCTTCTGCGGGTTTAGGAGTTTTATTTTCTGCATCTGATACTCATATAAGTATTAATACTAATACAGTCACTCTCAGAGGAATAGGCACAGTGAATATTACTGCTTACAATACGGGAAATGAAAATTATGAAAGTGCAAACTCTGTTTATCAGATACTTACTATTCAAAAAGCATATCAGAGTATTACTTTTGAAACATTAGCAAATAAAACTTTTGGAGATACACCATTTGTATTATCGGCAACATCTTCTGCGGGATTACCTGTGTTATTTTCTGCTTCTAATACTCGTATAAGTATTGATAATAATACAGCTACTATAAAAGCAGGAGGCACGGTAAATATTACTGCTTATAATACAGGAAATAGTAGTTATGGAGAAGCACACACTTCCCAAACACTACTTATATTAGATGCATGTTGTGGTCATAGAATAACCACAACCATTACTTTTGCTGCTATTCCTAATCTGAGTATAGGACAAATATATCTAATGACTGCTACTTCTCATAGTTCCATGCCCATAACATTTACTGCATCGAATACTATAATAAGTATCAATGGAAATACTATTACTGCAAAAGCATCGGGAACAGTTATTATTACTGCAAATCAAGAAGCAAATACAGAATATAATTCTGCTACTGCTACTCAAAACGTAACGGTGACAAATCCTATTTTCTTAACCCCGACTCTTACTTTTGCTGCGATTCCGAATCTGACCGTAGGGGAAAGATTTGTAATGAGTGCTACTTCCAATAGTCCTGTTCCAATAACTTTTACTTCATTGGATACAAATAAAATAAGTATCACGGGAAATACTGCCACTGCAATAGCAGTTGGAAACGTAGTCATTACCGCAAGTCAAAAAGCAAATGCAGAATATAATGATATTACTATTCTACAAACGGTCACTATAATAAGCAGTGTATCCATACTCACTTTGATAGAAACAAGAAACCCTGCTATTCGCATCTATCCTAATCCTGCTCAAGATTATATAACCATTCAGTATGATAAGACTCAAAAGGTTTCATCAGTGAAAGTATATGATATTACGGGAAAGAATTATCAATTAGGAGTTAAGAATTACGAATTAGGTTTGAGTGTAGATTTGAAAACTTTATCCAAACGAGAATATATTATTATAATATATGGAGAAAAAGGGGAAGTATTATTAACAGAAAAAGTAATAAAAGAATAA